From the genome of Pantoea alfalfae, one region includes:
- a CDS encoding ABC transporter ATP-binding protein, whose protein sequence is MIDVKNLSLSFGDDARQRQVLFDVNLQVKPGEIFGLVGESGSGKTTVLKCLAGLFTHWQGELSIDDQPLAHRIDRTRCRQVQMVFQDPYGSLHPRHTLGDILEEPLQIQGIGQRQQRVVAMLDKVGLNRAWQTRYPHQLSGGQRQRVAIARALILEPRVLLLDEPTSALDVSVQAEILNLLSDLQQQENLTYLMVTHDLGVVAHLCHRVAVMQQGKVLETLDVPTLVADRAAMPYTRMLVEASRHNPPALAQQS, encoded by the coding sequence TGACGCTCGCCAGCGTCAGGTGCTGTTCGACGTAAATCTGCAGGTGAAACCGGGTGAAATTTTCGGGCTGGTGGGCGAGTCGGGATCGGGCAAAACTACGGTACTGAAGTGCCTGGCGGGACTGTTTACTCACTGGCAGGGTGAGCTGAGCATTGATGATCAGCCGCTGGCGCACCGCATCGACCGGACGCGCTGTCGTCAGGTGCAGATGGTGTTTCAGGATCCTTATGGTTCGCTGCATCCGCGTCACACGCTGGGCGACATCCTTGAAGAGCCGTTGCAGATTCAGGGTATCGGGCAGCGCCAGCAGCGGGTGGTGGCGATGCTGGATAAGGTCGGGCTGAATCGCGCCTGGCAGACACGCTATCCGCACCAGCTTTCGGGAGGCCAGCGTCAGCGCGTGGCGATTGCCAGGGCGCTGATTTTAGAGCCACGCGTACTGCTGCTGGATGAGCCAACCTCCGCACTGGATGTCTCGGTGCAGGCGGAGATCCTGAATCTGCTCAGCGATCTGCAGCAGCAGGAGAACCTGACCTATCTGATGGTGACACACGATCTGGGCGTGGTGGCGCATCTCTGCCATCGCGTGGCGGTCATGCAACAGGGTAAGGTGCTGGAGACGCTGGATGTGCCGACGCTGGTGGCGGATCGCGCTGCGATGCCCTATACGCGGATGCTGGTCGAGGCGAGTCGCCACAACCCTCCG